One window of Plasmodium relictum strain SGS1 genome assembly, chromosome: 14 genomic DNA carries:
- a CDS encoding ATP-binding protein, putative, giving the protein MNVVGLISGGKDSLYNLVCCSKDGHNITALAHLIPLKKQNSFMYQSAGFELIPSIAKCMEIPLIQHQIKKPVNVDDLTYTYNSNDEVEDLYELLQEAKSKFPNINAVSCGAIISNYQKNRLEHVCKRLNLQILTYLWGKNQKELLQNMIRDDLNAIIVKIASFGLKKSHVGKTIKEMYNYLELMSEKYGLNICGEGGEYETITLDCSLYKYKIIIEEYEIIQHTYDVICPVFLLKPLKWKLEKKL; this is encoded by the exons atgaatgttGTTGGTTTAATATCAGGAGGAAAAGACAGCTTATACAATCTTGTTTGTTGTTCCAAAGATGGGCATAATATTACTGCATTAGCCCATCTCATACCACTTAAAAAACAAA ATAGTTTTATGTATCAAAGTGCAGGATTTGAATTAATCCCTTCAATTGCGAAATGCATGGAAATACCATTAATTCAACATCaaattaaaa AGCCAGTTAACGTTGATGACTTAACTTATACATATAACTCTAATGATGAAGTAGAAGACTTATATGAATTATTACAGGAAGCTAAA tccAAATTCCCAAATATAAATGCAGTATCTTGTGGAGCTATTATATCAAATTACCAAAAAAACCGATTGGAACATgt ATGCAAAAGATTAAATTTGCAAATTTTGACTTACTTATGGGGAAAAAATCAA aaGGAATTGCTACAAAATATGATTAGGGATGATTTGAATGCAATAATTGTGAAAATTGCTTCATTcg gatTGAAAAAAAGTCATGTTGGAAAAacaataaaagaaatgtaCAATTATTTAGAATTGATGAGTGAAAAATATGGATTAAACATTTGTGGAGAAGGAGGAGAATATGAAACAATTACGCTTGATTGTTcactttataaatataaaattataatagaaGAATATGAAATAATTCAACATACATATGATGTAATATGCcctgtttttttattaaaacctTTGAAATGGAAattggaaaaaaaattataa
- the ApiAP2 gene encoding transcription factor with AP2 domain(s), putative, with protein MNSPFNCNNININCSFFIKNENSLNRKSEITEKSELKSFENDACNSQNIKNNYIKNNEKDLYMYKICNILSNSSNSNNLGNTFNQIYCNFINNTKKKDNVIFNVDDKGKSCYKNANLEGFVNNKKNNTNEEEDTLDFTENNFEKNVYIEDILNCKQNKHIYNTMNNNINNNADNNVNNYINNNIINSVDNNINNYINNNVGNNDIADSDTIEYNNRNIYNSIIKNNYNINTKSIPYEKLCNYSCDIQLYRKNKKEYVEYEIKNLYPVNNKIISKHNNKNNSGNNSLFNNDINNKNIKLNISCYDKYHGINGLNTYLKDSVHYQNYNKNKEKLHSNLNCNEQKVTSILNYQNNSDNPISKTSNEQNKLFNNSIINNNIINNNIINNNNIINNNIINNNIINNVINNNIISNNIINNNFLPNANNPLNKNIVNTIINKCFFNDNKNIINRINSYIDTTINVSNEKNNINNNSSNLPNDNHINANSTLNYDKLVNSKMNYYQVNNIDRDKSSSIDNINANLNKFLLNNENEVTNNIPSISKNYNFLKNYNTFGEIGKNNKSSFSYMNNDNMNLNLCDKENKNIKDSNKYIFNECDMNYSFFNDKSKSYPICSYLNLDKIFTGGSYRNKEVINDVCILDNFSNYNNFLSSNNFDYMRNHEHVNNTNKTENDNLPKKYDLYNSNFSFNKKNINKDNKFNISMNETYNNAKIKQTCNILSVDKLEKLYQNMNKIQEDNKMHNNTDNFYISNHNKDLENFYNSANKSINNFVINDNFNITNNNRNNYFNDDRDNYINNDNNYENDNDHPIFNRNDNNSSVIDNDHKDIKNNDRDINNNNNYINVTISSNGILDANINNNVNCNNINNYDGNINNTLFNYNDNKNNIKSNMSTSFSVYNDYHLNNFSLYHNTTIYYKNDVTKKTVNDKKNNLHKHGQVLKKEINKKKRNLDILKCLGKLNTMKKYDENIKNLEKIDQLDKQNSHEISIFEGIGTEDNIYASNNLISCINKKYIKNKFNELINRDKFDFENFQKKLKDYPIGKPIKAKCKKNKTYEIYLGNYIIYNSEGKKDIFYKDLSSLKREILSNNNVKITNYNELKYISKRNNSIKLNEVNNKSITYPLSYNEFSIIHSQHILKKQFDIFFNENIIKEYRNENNTYNCTDKNNRCNNINDKSFIKETMSNSYKLNSKLNMEAGNIITSEFIANENKINNEVIFEDNIIKNKKNIIYDNIKSNNNITCENNKYDKIKSCDINCTTTTSTNNNNSRNNNNNNSDNNNNSNNNSNNNSNSNSNNNSNNNSNSNNNSNSNNNNNNNNNNNNNNNNNNNNNNNNNNXXXXXXXXXXXXXXXXXXXXXXXXXXXXXXXXXXXXXXXXXXXXXXXXXXXXXXXXXXXXXXXXXXXXXXXXXXXXXXXXXXXXXXXXXXXXXXXXXXXXXDNNNNNNSNVDNNNNNNSNVDNNNNNNSNDDNNNNNNSNVDNNNNNNNNDNVDNNNSNVDNNNNNYNYNTNNNNNNLHLFQDVNEVNYFSKINLYKDSFGSLTTSCSTPDSSLNNNIDFFKNYDNNYNAKKTMQNNKYDSNNYEINKCIINEEKELNKGINISINENYTKNNYPYSMYSCRNNINDNDQIRNDKNHESTFLSNNEIFQKNFYFCDENFLQNKEFKNCNIKVNLKMDQSGKKNMRTCESNSINYSNENFIDNNFFKLFNNGNKMNYNMSMTNIDKPGNILNVLNMENENKSFANYSNIYNYDNNKNGLNTSLGDLNKLSGISVHPNITSTTTNNNITNNEKYKENLINIKNKDSQKKLYFGESQIKKEELYERAKNLPKVTGVSYDKKQNLWVSHWRYNCKTVHKYFSVKKYGFEKARILAISCRKQNVKFISTDNVLNYNSSSKRNTSLKDILINNDENIFNYEYENGSPYYALNMKKKGTSIEPIKKKGKKKENYKKMSSHLGNIERKYTKNNYIFPNMEKNIYEIEGYEKKNLKKEGSIGSNNINNGLNKSIQKIINKEKQGEYNHMKNNDKDYNENEIIEKKIEKRKVSEEKKVNNEIEGYLEKSHLINNSLYSKLISNQLYNKLINNQLNDEKVENNKFYYNLNNSNFYDKTINNQLTIPGEKDNHIVNKHSIYYQSNEKFKNNNFLKNEYSNNEYIINEFANNQDTYNLYVDNIPFSNKIINNNNNKITIHNQYINNNQFLNNNEFTNNNQFVNNNEFSGNIKFANDNHQFRDNNIFKDDNYYTGNNELTGGIIYESNNNYINNNEFTRNTNNFSSDHFIDNNNNKFKDNSQYPNIKQYPRNNSQFTNDNNLLINNNQFQNNHYTNNPFENNNIKFTDNQKFMTKNEFINNKVFSNNDHFRDDNTFTVNNKFANNN; from the coding sequence atgaatagtCCTTTTAATTGTAATaacattaatataaattgttcattctttattaaaaatgaaaattctttaaatagGAAAAGTGAAATTACTGAAAAATCGGAACTTAAATCATTTGAAAATGATGCTTGTAATAgtcaaaatattaaaaataattacataaaaaataatgagaaagatttatatatgtataaaatttGTAACATTTTAAGTAATAGCAGCAATAGTAATAATTTAGGAAATACGTTTAATCAGATTTATTGTAACTTCATTaataatactaaaaaaaaagacaatgTAATTTTCAATGTAGATGATAAAGGTAAAAGTTGTTATAAAAATGCAAATTTAGAAGGttttgtaaataataaaaaaaataatactaatgaagaagaagacACATTAGATTTCactgaaaataattttgaaaaaaatgtttatattGAAGATATCTTAAATTGTAAACAAAATAAACACATATATAATACTATGAATAATaacattaataataatgcTGATAATAATGTTaacaattatattaataataatattattaatagtgttgataataatataaataattatattaataataatgttgGTAATAATGACATAGCAGATAGTGATActattgaatataataatagaaaCATTTATAATAgtatcattaaaaataattataatatcaaTACAAAAAGTATACCTTATGAAAAATTGTGTAATTATTCATGTGATATACAACTTTATAGGAAAAATAAGAAGGAATATGTGGaatatgaaattaaaaatttatatcctgtaaataataaaattatttcaaaaCATAATAACAAGAACAATTCAGGGAACAATTCACTgtttaataatgatataaataataaaaatataaaattaaacatTTCTTGTTATGATAAATATCATGGTATAAATGGattaaatacatatttaaaagatTCAGTTCATtatcaaaattataataaaaataaagaaaaattacataGCAATTTGAATTGCAACGAACAGAAAGTTACttcaattttaaattatcaaaataattCAGATAATCCAATCTCTAAAACCAGCAATGagcaaaataaattatttaacaatagtataattaataacaacataataaataataatataattaataataataatattattaataataatattattaataataatattattaataacgTTATCAATAACAACATTATCAGTAACAACATAATTAATAACAACTTTTTACCTAACGCAAATAAtcctttaaataaaaatattgttaatactataataaataaatgtttttttaatgataataaaaatattattaataggATAAATAGCTATATAGACACAACCATTAATGTAagcaatgaaaaaaataatattaataataatagtagtaATTTACCTAACGATAATCATATTAATGCAAATAGTACattaaattatgataaaCTTGTAAATAgtaaaatgaattattatcAAGTAAATAATATAGATAGGGATAAGTCATCATCAatagataatataaatgccaatttaaacaaatttttattaaataatgaaaatgaagttACTAATAATATTCCTAGTATctcaaaaaattataactttttaaagaattacaACACTTTTGGAGAAAtaggaaaaaataataaaagctCTTTCTCTTATAtgaataatgataatatgaatttaaatttatgtgataaagagaataaaaatattaaagattCAAACAAATACATATTTAATGAATGTGATATGAATTATAGTTTTTTTAATGACAAATCAAAATCATATCCCATTTGTTCCTATTTGAATCTAGACAAAATTTTTACAGGAGGAAGTTATAGAAATAAAGAAGTTATAAACGATGTATGTATTTTagataatttttctaattataataattttttaagttcaaataattttgattATATGCGTAATCATGAGCATgttaataatacaaataaaacagaaaatgataatttaccaaaaaaatatgatttatataatagtaattttagttttaataaaaaaaatataaataaagataataaatttaatattagtATGAATGAAACTTATAATAATGCAAAAATAAAGCAAACTTGTAATATTCTAAGCGTTGATAAacttgaaaaattatatcagAATATGAATAAAATCCAGGAAGATAATAAAATGCATAACAATAcagataatttttatattagcaACCATAATAAAGATTTGGAGAATTTTTATAACTCTGcaaataaaagtataaataatttcgttattaatgataattttaatattacgAATAACAATaggaataattattttaatgatgATAGAGataattacataaataatgataataattatgaaaatgataatgaCCACCCTATATTTAAtagaaatgataataatagtagTGTTATAGATAATGATCataaagatattaaaaaCAACGATAgggatataaataataataataattacatTAATGTTACAATCAGTAGTAATGGTATTTTAGATGCTAATATTAATAACAATGTTAAttgtaataatattaataattatgatggaaatattaataatacactttttaattataatgacaataaaaataatattaagagTAATATGTCTACGAGTTTTAGTGTATACAATGATTATcatttgaataattttaGTTTATATCATAATACaactatttattataaaaatgatgtaACAAAAAAAACAGTTAATGATAAGAAAAACAATTTACACAAACACGGTCAGGtgttaaaaaaggaaattaataagaaaaaaagaaatctAGATATACTAAAATGTTTAGGAAAATTAAATACtatgaaaaaatatgatgaaaatataaaaaatttggaAAAAATAGATCAATTAGACAAGCAGAATAGTCATGAAATTTCAATATTTGAAGGAATTGGTACAgaagataatatatatgcttCAAATAATCTTATAAgctgtataaataaaaaatatataaaaaataaatttaatgaattaattaATCGAGATAAATTCGATTTTGAAAAtttccaaaaaaaattaaaagattatCCTATTGGTAAACCTATTAAAGCTAAAtgtaagaaaaataaaacatatgaaatatatttaggaaattatataatttataactctgaaggaaaaaaagatatattctACAAAGATTTATCTTctttaaaaagagaaatattaTCAAATAATAATGTGAAAATTACGaattataatgaattaaaatatatatccaAAAGAAATAACTCAATTAAATTGAATgaagtaaataataaaagtataacCTACCCTTTAAGCTATAATGAGTTTTCTATAATTCACAGTCAacatattttgaaaaagcagtttgatattttttttaatgaaaatatcaTTAAGGAGTATcgtaatgaaaataatacataCAATTGTACTGATAAAAATAACAGAtgcaataatataaatgacaAAAGTTTTATCAAAGAAACCATGTCAAAtagttataaattaaatagtaAGTTAAATATGGAAGCAGGTAACATTATAACTAGTGAATTTATTgcaaatgaaaataagataaataaTGAAGTTATCTTTGaagataatattattaaaaataaaaaaaatataatttacgacaatattaaaagtaacaataatataacatgtgaaaataataaatatgataaaataaaaagttgtGATATTAATTGCACTACCACTACTTctactaataataataatagtagaaataataataataataatagtgacaataataataatagtaataataatagtaataataatagtaatagtaatagtaataataatagtaataataatagtaatagtaataataatagtaatagtaataataataataataataataataataataataataataataataataataataataataataataataataataataNNNNNNNNNNNNNNNNNNNNNNNNNNNNNNNNNNNNNNNNNNNNNNNNNNNNNNNNNNNNNNNNNNNNNNNNNNNNNNNNNNNNNNNNNNNNNNNNNNNNNNNNNNNNNNNNNNNNNNNNNNNNNNNNNNNNNNNNNNNNNNNNNNNNNNNNNNNNNNNNNNNNNNNNNNNNNNNNNNNNNNNNNNNNNNNNNNNNNNNNNNNNNNNNNNNNNNNNNNNNNNNNNNNNNNNNNNNNNNNNNNNNNNNNNNNNNNNNNNNNNNNNNNNNNNNNNNNNNNNNNNNNNNNNNNNNNNNNNNNNttgataataataataataataatagtaatgttgataataataataataataatagtaatgttgataataataataataataatagtaatgatgataataataataataataatagtaatgttgataataataataataataataataatgataatgttgacaataataatagtaatgttgataataataataataattataattataatactaataataataacaataatctTCATCTCTTTCAAGATGTAAATGAAGTTAATTATTTTAGCAAAATAAATTTGTACAAAGATAGTTTTGGTTCACTTACAACTAGTTGTTCAACACCTGATTcatcattaaataataacattgacttttttaaaaattatgataataattaCAATGCGAAAAAAACTAtgcaaaataataaatacgACTCAAACAAttatgaaattaataaatgtatTATTAATGAGGAGAAAGAATTGAATAAAGGTATAAATATaagtataaatgaaaattatacaaaaaataattaccCATATAGTATGTATTCATgtagaaataatataaatgataatgatCAAATAAGAAATGATAAGAATCATGAATCAACttttttaagtaataatgaaatatttcaaaaaaatttttacttttgtGATGAAAATTTTCTACAAAATAAggaatttaaaaattgtaatattAAAGTTAATCTGAAAATGGACCAAtcgggaaaaaaaaatatgagaaCATGTGAATCCAACAGCATTAATTattcaaatgaaaattttattgacaacaatttttttaaattatttaataatggaaataaaatgaattacAATATGAGCATGACAAATATAGATAAGCCaggaaatattttaaacGTACTAAATatggaaaatgaaaataaaagttttgcaaattattctaatatatataattatgataataacaaaaatggCTTGAATACATCTTTAGgagatttaaataaattaagcGGTATATCTGTTCATCCAAATATTACATCTACTActactaataataatattacaaataatgaaaaatataaagaaaatttaataaatataaaaaataaagatagccagaaaaaattatattttggtGAAtctcaaataaaaaaagaagaattgTACGAAAGAGCAAAAAACTTACCAAAAGTTACGGGAGTGAGCTAcgataaaaaacaaaatttatgGGTATCTCATTGGAGGTATAATTGTAAAACGGTTCACAAGTACTTTTCTGTTAAAAAATATGGTTTTGAAAAGGCAAGAATTCTTGCTATCAGTTGCAGAAAGCAAAATGTGAAATTTATTTCAACGGATAatgttttaaattataattccAGTAGTAAAAGAAATACTTCACTTAAggatattttaataaataatgatgaaaatatatttaattatgaaTATGAAAATGGTAGTCCTTATTATGcattaaatatgaaaaaaaaaggtacaTCAATCGAgccaattaaaaaaaaaggtaagaaaaaagaaaattataaaaagatgAGTAGTCATTTAGGAAATATAGAAAGAAAATACACTAAAAATAACTATATTTTTCCAAAtatggaaaaaaatatatatgaaatagaaggatatgaaaaaaaaaatttaaaaaaagaggGAAGTATTGGAAGcaataacataaataatggtctaaataaaagtattcaaaaaataattaacaaAGAAAAACAGGGAGAATATAatcatatgaaaaataatgataaagatTATAATGAGAATgaaattattgaaaaaaaaatagaaaaaaggaaagtttcagaagagaaaaaagtaaataatgaaatagaaGGTTACCTAGAAAAAAGTCATCTAATAAACAACAGTTTATACAGTAAATTAATAAGCAATCagttatataataaattaataaataatcaaTTGAATGACGAAAAagtagaaaataataaattttattataacttaaataatagtaatttttACGATAAAACTATAAATAATCAATTAACTATTCCTGGAGAAAAAGATAATCATATTGTAAATAAGCATTCTATATATTACCAaagtaatgaaaaatttaaaaacaacaatttcttaaaaaatgaatattctaataatgaatatattatCAACGAATTTGCTAATAACCAAGATACATATAATTTGTATGTAGATAATATTCCTTTTagcaataaaataataaataataataataacaaaataacTATTCATAAccaatatataaataataatcaaTTTTTGAATAACAATGAatttacaaataataatCAATTTGTTAATAACAATGAATTTTCAGGTAATATTAAATTTGCGAATGATAATCATCAATTTAgagataataatatttttaaagatgATAATTATTATACAGGTAATAATGAGCTTACAGGTGGCATTATATAtgaaagtaataataattatataaataataatgaatttaCAAGGAATACTAATAACTTTTCTAGTGATCACTttatagataataataacaataaatttaaagatAATAGCCAATACCCAAATATCAAGCAATATCCTAGAAATAATAGCCAGTTTACAAATGATAATaatcttttaattaataataaccAATTTCAGAACAATCATTACACTAACAATCCTTTtgagaataataatattaaatttactGATAATCAAAAATTCATGACCAAAAATGAATTCATTAATAACAAAGTTTTTTCGAATAATGATCATTTTAGAGATGATAATACATTTAcggttaataataaatttgcAAATAATAATTAG
- the GRP94 gene encoding endoplasmin, putative, whose amino-acid sequence MKFNKLYACMFLLFLLNIILENKQIVCESHDTDSTTKDQSSNEDAKGIDEASNDGSSKENAEQVEENTNVNKKERKKVEDNIPEIEESEKPLDNIENHEYQTEVTRLMDIIVNSLYTHKEVFLRELISNAADALEKIRFLSLSDESILGEEKKLEIRISANKEKNILSITDTGIGMTKDDLINNLGTIAKSGTSNFLEAISKSGGDMSLIGQFGVGFYSAFLVADKVIVYTKNNNDDQYIWESTADAKFSIYKDPRGSTLKRGTRISLHLKDDATNLLNDKKIIDLISKYSQFIQFPIYLLHEKVYTEEVLADIAKEMENDPNYDSVKIEETDDPNKKTRTVEKRVKEWTLMNEQKPIWLRSPKELKDEDYKQFFSVLSGFNDEPLYHIHFSAEGEIEFKCLIYIPSKAPSVNDQLFTKQTSVKLYVRRVLVADEFVEFLPRYMSFVKGVVDSDDLPLNVSREQLQQNKVLKAISKRIVRKILDTFRKLYTDGKKYKESLRAELEKETDKEKQKEIQKKINEPSTYKLIYKEYRRYLKSGCYEDDMNRSKIAKLLLFKTMLYPKSISLDTYVENMKPDQKFIYYASGESYDYLSKIPQLQIFKKKNIDVLFLTESVDESCIQRVQEYDGKKFKSIQKGEINFELTEEEKKKEEQMKKMYKALIDVISDTLRNQIFKVEISRRLVDAPCAVVSTEWGLSGQMEKLMKINVSNSDQIKAMSGQKILEINPDHPIMIDLLKRSVSDPKDPELTQSIRIIYQSAKLASGFDLEDTADLAQIVYDHINHKLGVDNNLKIDDLDPSLFETKKIDEDGDNQKDEEEINIDDEIQKQDTNEPNDQKDYDLEKNEDELENLHSANEEL is encoded by the coding sequence atgaagTTTAATAAATTGTATGCTTGCATGTTTCTTCTTTTCCttctaaatataattttagaaaataaacaaattgtATGTGAAAGTCATGATACAGATAGTACCACTAAGGATCAATCTAGTAATGAAGATGCTAAGGGAATAGATGAAGCATCAAATGATGGATCTTCTAAAGAAAATGCTGAACAAGTTGAAGAAAATACaaatgttaataaaaaagaaagaaaaaaggtTGAAGATAATATACCAGAAATAGAAGAAAGTGAAAAACCATTAGATAATATTGAGAACCACGAATATCAAACAGAAGTTACAAGATTAATGGATATAATTGTCAATTCGTTATATACACATAAAGAAGTTTTTTTAAGAGAGTTAATATCAAATGCAGCAGATGCTTTAGAAAAGATAAGGTTTTTATCGTTATCTGATGAAAGCATATTaggagaagaaaaaaaattagaaataagAATTTCAGctaacaaagaaaaaaatattttatcaatAACAGATACAGGTATAGGTATGACAAAAgatgatttaattaataatctAGGTACTATTGCAAAATCAGGAActtctaattttttagaaGCTATATCAAAGAGTGGTGGTGATATGAGCTTGATTGGCCAATTTGGTGTTGGATTTTATTCTGCTTTTTTAGTTGCAGATAAGGTTATagtatatacaaaaaataataatgatgatcAATATATATGGGAGTCAACAGCAGATGCCAAATTTTCTATATACAAAGATCCTCGAGGATCTACCTTAAAAAGAGGTACTAGAATTTCTTTACATCTAAAAGATGATGCAACTAATTTATTGAATGATAAAAAGATTATTGATCTAATCTCAAAGTATAGTCAATTTATTCAATTCCCTATTTATTTACTACACGAGAAAGTTTACACAGAAGAAGTACTAGCTGATATTGCTAAAGAAATGGAAAATGATCCCAATTACGATAGTGTTAAAATAGAAGAAACCGATGATCCcaataaaaaaacaagaaCTGTTGAAAAAAGAGTTAAAGAATGGACGTTAATGAATGAACAAAAACCTATTTGGTTAAGATCAccaaaagaattaaaagatGAAGATTATAAGCAGTTTTTTAGTGTCTTGTCTGGATTTAATGATGAACCATTATATCATATACATTTTTCTGCAGAAGGAGAAATTGAATTTAAatgtttaatatatattcctTCTAAAGCACCATCTGTTAATGATCAATTATTCACTAAACAAACTTCGGTCAAATTATATGTAAGGAGAGTGTTAGTTGCTGATGAATTTGTAGAATTTTTACCAAGGTATATGAGCTTCGTAAAAGGAGTAGTAGACAGTGATGACTTACCACTTAACGTTTCTAGGGAACAGTTGCAACAAAATAAAGTTTTAAAAGCTATATCAAAAAGAATTGTCAGAAAGATATTAGATACATTTCGTAAATTGTATACTGATGGtaagaaatataaagaaaGTTTAAGAGCtgaattagaaaaagaaacagataaagaaaaacaaaaggaaatccaaaaaaaaattaatgaaccAAGTACAtacaaattaatatataaagaatatagaagatatttaaaaagtgGTTGCTATGAAGACGATATGAACAGATCAAAAATTGCaaaattactattatttaaaaCTATGCTATACCCCAAAAGTATTTCATTAGATACTTATGTTGAAAATATGAAACCAGATCAAAAATTTATCTATTATGCATCAGGAGAATCATATGATTATTTATCAAAGATTCCACAATTgcaaattttcaaaaaaaaaaatattgatgtTCTTTTTCTTACTGAATCTGTTGATGAATCTTGTATACAAAGAGTACAGGAATATGatggaaaaaaatttaaatcaatTCAAAAGGGGGAAATTAATTTTGAATTAacagaagaagaaaaaaaaaaagaagagcaaatgaaaaaaatgtataaggCTTTGATTGATGTAATATCTGATACTTTAAGAAATCAAATCTTTAAAGTAGAAATTTCAAGGAGATTAGTTGATGCACCATGTGCTGTTGTATCAACAGAATGGGGATTATCAGGGCAAATggaaaaattaatgaaaataaatgtatCTAATTCTGATCAAATAAAAGCTATGAGTGGccaaaaaattttagaaatTAATCCTGATCATCCAATTATGATTGACCTATTAAAAAGATCTGTATCAGACCCTAAAGATCCTGAATTAACTCAAAGTATAAGAATTATTTACCAATCAGCTAAGTTGGCTTCAGGTTTTGATTTAGAAGATACAGCAGATTTAGCTCAAATTGTATATGACCATATTAATCATAAATTGGGAGTTGACAATAATTTAAAGATTGACGATTTAGATCCTTCTTTAtttgaaacaaaaaaaattgatgaaGATGGAGACAATCaaaaagatgaagaagaaataaatatagatGATGAAATACAAAAACAAGATACAAACGAACCTAATGATCAAAAAGACTatgatttagaaaaaaatgaagacgAACTAGAGAATTTGCATAGTGCAAATGaagaattataa